One part of the Bdellovibrio sp. KM01 genome encodes these proteins:
- a CDS encoding DOMON-like domain-containing protein, whose product MLQLKPYTETDFTKLFKVESEVYVTSDDEVILEYILIGPTRHLHFPPLHEGEDVVRRDELWKTTCLEAFFSFDLAADSPYLEMNCSPNGDWNAYAFTGYRQGMRADGTASVVLSHRTLETDQAIFRVKVQSPALKHFKQLGITAVVEFSDGSKAYYALTHPGPQADFHNKSAFTHSLVS is encoded by the coding sequence GTGCTTCAGCTGAAACCGTACACCGAAACTGATTTCACGAAATTATTTAAAGTAGAATCTGAAGTTTACGTCACGTCCGATGATGAAGTTATTCTTGAATATATCCTGATAGGCCCCACTCGCCACTTACACTTCCCGCCTTTGCATGAAGGTGAAGACGTTGTTCGCCGGGATGAACTTTGGAAGACCACGTGCCTGGAAGCATTTTTCAGTTTCGATCTTGCCGCTGACTCACCTTATCTGGAAATGAACTGCTCCCCTAACGGCGATTGGAATGCCTATGCCTTTACCGGATACCGCCAAGGTATGCGCGCGGATGGAACCGCATCCGTCGTTTTAAGTCACCGTACTTTGGAGACTGATCAGGCCATTTTCCGGGTTAAAGTTCAGTCGCCCGCATTAAAACATTTCAAACAATTGGGCATCACTGCGGTGGTGGAGTTTTCCGACGGCTCGAAAGCCTATTATGCCCTGACTCACCCAGGTCCTCAGGCTGATTTTCATAACAAAAGCGCCTTTACGCACTCTCTCGTTTCTTGA